A window of Christiangramia forsetii KT0803 contains these coding sequences:
- a CDS encoding response regulator translates to MRKIYLVDDQPISNFITKKLIELEGFDGNVEDYTDPTMAFESVVKDENALIFLDLNMPVMNGWDFLEAMKNKNVRHRIIILTSSTSKIDKEKAKEYPCVIKYMVKPMNKKKFSELSDYLKAS, encoded by the coding sequence ATGAGAAAGATCTATTTAGTAGATGACCAGCCTATTTCTAATTTTATTACCAAAAAACTCATAGAACTTGAAGGGTTTGATGGTAATGTGGAGGATTATACAGATCCCACAATGGCTTTTGAATCTGTCGTAAAAGATGAAAACGCCCTTATTTTTCTGGATCTTAACATGCCTGTGATGAACGGCTGGGACTTTCTGGAAGCTATGAAGAACAAAAATGTACGACACCGTATCATTATACTCACTTCCAGTACCAGCAAAATAGATAAGGAAAAGGCCAAAGAATATCCATGTGTTATAAAATACATGGTAAAACCTATGAATAAGAAGAAGTTTTCTGAACTTTCAGATTATTTAAAAGCTTCCTAA
- a CDS encoding DUF3820 family protein: MPTPDPQKLLELAYAKMHFGKYKDYYLSDIPEPYYVWFRQKGFPTGKLGDQMQQVFELKINSLEGLLRQIRKRYPKP, encoded by the coding sequence TTGCCCACTCCAGATCCACAGAAACTTCTAGAACTTGCCTACGCCAAGATGCATTTTGGCAAGTACAAAGACTATTATCTCTCTGATATTCCAGAACCGTATTATGTTTGGTTTAGACAGAAAGGTTTTCCAACCGGGAAACTTGGAGACCAAATGCAACAGGTTTTTGAATTGAAGATCAATAGCCTTGAAGGCCTGTTGAGACAGATAAGAAAACGGTATCCAAAACCCTGA
- a CDS encoding CTP synthase — protein sequence MADTKYIFVTGGVSSSLGKGIIAASLAKLLQARGFKATIQKLDPYINVDPGTLNPYEHGECYVTEDGAETDLDLGHYERFLNVNTSQANNVTTGRIYQSVIEKERRGEFLGKTVQVVPHITNEIKERIQILGKNGDYDIVITEIGGTVGDIESLPYIEAVRQLKWELGDDNALVIHLTLVPYLSAAGELKTKPTQHSVKTLMESGIKADILVCRTEHELSDDIRRKLAIFCNVRQEAVIQSIDARTIYDVPNMMLKEGLDKVTLKKLALPDDSTPNLDRWNQFLQRHKNPKAEVHIGLIGKYVELQDSYKSILESFIHAGAENEVSVNVEYIHSEFINDSTIHNKISHLDGVLVAPGFGERGIEGKIDAVRYARENDLPFLGICLGMQMAVIEFSRNVLQLKGANSTEMDADTKHPVIDLMEAQKEVTHKGGTMRLGAWDCELSKDSIIHAVYGVDKIKERHRHRYEYNNKYKEQLENAGMLSTGINPETGLVEIIELKDHPWFVGVQYHPEYKSTVASPHPLFVSFVKAAHEHSVKQKNAKMAQK from the coding sequence ATGGCCGATACCAAGTATATATTTGTTACAGGAGGTGTGTCTTCTTCCCTTGGAAAAGGGATTATCGCTGCTTCTTTAGCAAAATTGTTGCAGGCACGGGGATTTAAAGCTACTATTCAGAAACTGGATCCATATATTAATGTAGATCCGGGAACCCTAAATCCCTATGAACACGGAGAATGTTATGTAACCGAAGATGGCGCGGAAACCGATCTTGATCTTGGTCACTATGAGCGATTTCTAAACGTAAATACATCACAAGCTAATAATGTAACTACCGGAAGAATTTATCAAAGTGTTATTGAAAAAGAACGCCGCGGTGAATTTCTTGGAAAGACCGTTCAGGTGGTGCCGCATATAACCAATGAAATAAAAGAGAGAATTCAGATCCTGGGCAAGAACGGAGATTACGATATTGTAATTACCGAAATTGGTGGTACTGTAGGTGATATAGAATCTCTACCCTATATTGAAGCTGTTAGACAGTTAAAATGGGAATTGGGAGACGATAACGCGCTGGTAATCCATCTAACACTGGTACCATATCTTTCTGCTGCCGGTGAATTAAAAACAAAACCCACCCAACATAGTGTGAAAACGCTGATGGAAAGTGGAATTAAGGCCGATATTCTTGTTTGCCGAACAGAACATGAACTATCGGATGATATTCGAAGAAAACTGGCCATATTTTGTAATGTTAGACAGGAAGCGGTAATTCAAAGTATTGATGCGCGAACCATCTACGATGTTCCTAATATGATGCTAAAGGAAGGTTTAGATAAAGTTACTTTGAAAAAACTGGCATTACCAGATGACTCCACGCCTAATCTTGATCGTTGGAATCAGTTTTTACAGCGACACAAGAATCCGAAAGCTGAAGTTCATATTGGCTTGATTGGAAAATATGTGGAGCTTCAGGATTCTTACAAATCGATTCTGGAATCTTTTATTCATGCTGGTGCAGAAAATGAAGTTTCTGTAAATGTGGAATATATTCATTCAGAATTTATAAATGACAGCACCATTCATAATAAAATAAGTCATCTTGACGGAGTACTTGTTGCTCCGGGATTTGGCGAAAGAGGAATTGAAGGAAAGATTGATGCAGTAAGATATGCCCGCGAAAATGATTTGCCCTTCCTTGGGATTTGTCTTGGAATGCAAATGGCGGTTATTGAATTTTCAAGAAACGTTCTTCAGCTAAAAGGAGCCAATTCAACCGAAATGGATGCTGACACCAAACACCCGGTGATAGACCTTATGGAAGCTCAGAAAGAAGTTACCCATAAAGGTGGAACTATGCGACTTGGAGCATGGGACTGTGAGTTAAGCAAGGATTCTATTATCCATGCCGTTTATGGAGTCGACAAGATTAAAGAACGCCATCGTCACCGCTACGAATACAATAACAAATACAAGGAGCAGCTCGAAAATGCCGGTATGCTAAGCACTGGAATCAATCCTGAAACAGGCCTGGTAGAAATTATTGAACTTAAAGATCATCCCTGGTTTGTTGGAGTTCAATACCACCCTGAATATAAGAGTACCGTGGCCAGTCCACATCCTCTTTTTGTTTCTTTTGTAAAAGCTGCACACGAACATTCTGTAAAACAAAAAAATGCCAAGATGGCACAGAAATAA
- the yidC gene encoding membrane protein insertase YidC has protein sequence MEEKKIDVQSIIGFILIGGLLLWMLYNNTPEETETENSTTTEQVEQEPRDNQVTTNNSNTSQTNDSTSLADAQRRLGAFGYSETLTSAQGGSTTISNDLLELKISNKGGYIEEARLKNFKTYDSIPIYLIKDGNASLNMSFTTTDGRTLNTENLYFEPELTESNGNQILSMKLKVSEDEYLEYRYAMRPGEYMLDFSVRSEGLTGVLNSAETPTLDWKLKGYRHAKSISYENRYTDLIYEYDGGDDDSVSDGEDDDEDISYIAYRQHFFSSILLTDNPFKTSSFKVENLVEDEEVDTVFTKTFASTIPLELKAGELNYNMNWYYGPSDYKILNDYDRNLDEIVPLGWGIFGWINKYIFIPFFAFLAGFLPSYGIAIIAMTIVVRIVLSPVTYKSYLSQAKMKILKPEINELNEKYKDNAMKKQQETMKLYSKAGASPMSGCLPALMQIPVFYALFQFFPSAFQLRQKSFLWADDLSSYDVVAELPFHIWFYGDHVSLFPILASIAIFVYMMMTTGQSMQANQQPGMPNMKFLMYLSPLAMLVFFNNYASGLSLYYFTSNLITIGIMLVIKYAIIDEDKIHAKIQENKKKPKKQNKFTKKFQQMMEQAEEQQKKQNK, from the coding sequence ATGGAAGAAAAGAAAATAGACGTTCAATCCATAATTGGATTTATATTAATTGGAGGACTCCTGTTATGGATGCTCTATAACAATACACCTGAAGAGACTGAAACTGAAAATTCTACTACAACCGAACAGGTTGAACAGGAACCTCGAGATAATCAGGTTACTACCAACAATTCTAATACCTCACAAACTAATGACTCTACTAGTCTCGCAGATGCACAGCGTCGTTTAGGAGCTTTTGGTTATTCAGAAACATTAACTTCAGCACAGGGAGGCTCTACTACAATCTCCAATGATCTTTTAGAACTAAAGATTTCGAATAAAGGTGGATATATTGAAGAAGCACGTCTTAAAAATTTCAAAACATACGATTCTATTCCGATCTATCTAATTAAGGACGGAAATGCTTCGTTAAATATGAGTTTCACTACTACAGATGGTAGAACTTTAAATACTGAAAATCTATATTTTGAGCCAGAACTAACAGAAAGTAATGGGAACCAGATTCTTTCCATGAAACTTAAAGTTTCTGAAGATGAATACCTGGAATATCGTTATGCCATGCGTCCGGGTGAATATATGCTGGATTTCAGTGTACGTTCAGAAGGATTAACAGGAGTTTTGAATAGTGCTGAAACTCCTACTTTAGACTGGAAACTTAAAGGTTACCGACACGCAAAGAGTATCTCTTATGAAAACCGTTATACCGATCTTATTTATGAATATGATGGTGGAGATGACGATAGTGTGAGCGATGGAGAAGATGATGATGAAGATATTAGTTATATCGCCTACAGGCAACACTTTTTCTCTTCCATTCTTTTAACCGATAATCCTTTCAAAACAAGTAGTTTTAAAGTAGAAAATCTGGTAGAAGATGAAGAAGTAGATACAGTATTTACCAAGACTTTTGCCTCTACTATTCCTTTGGAATTAAAAGCGGGAGAACTTAATTATAATATGAATTGGTATTATGGTCCTTCAGATTATAAAATTTTAAACGATTACGACCGCAATCTTGATGAAATAGTTCCTCTTGGATGGGGAATCTTTGGATGGATCAATAAATATATTTTCATTCCTTTCTTTGCCTTTTTAGCTGGTTTTCTTCCAAGCTACGGAATTGCAATTATAGCAATGACGATTGTGGTAAGAATTGTACTATCGCCGGTTACCTACAAGTCTTATCTCTCTCAGGCTAAGATGAAGATCCTAAAACCTGAGATTAATGAGCTAAATGAAAAGTACAAGGATAATGCAATGAAAAAGCAGCAGGAAACTATGAAGCTTTATAGCAAGGCGGGAGCCAGCCCTATGAGCGGATGTTTACCTGCATTGATGCAGATTCCTGTATTCTACGCATTGTTCCAGTTTTTCCCGAGTGCTTTTCAATTAAGGCAGAAGAGCTTCCTTTGGGCAGATGACCTTTCCAGTTATGATGTTGTTGCTGAATTACCTTTCCATATTTGGTTTTATGGTGATCACGTAAGTTTATTCCCAATTTTGGCATCTATAGCTATCTTTGTGTATATGATGATGACCACCGGCCAAAGTATGCAGGCTAATCAACAACCGGGAATGCCTAATATGAAGTTCTTAATGTATCTTTCTCCATTAGCAATGTTGGTATTCTTCAACAACTACGCCAGTGGATTATCGCTTTATTATTTCACTTCCAACCTAATTACTATTGGTATTATGCTTGTGATTAAATATGCGATCATTGATGAGGATAAAATCCATGCTAAGATTCAGGAGAATAAGAAGAAACCTAAAAAGCAGAATAAGTTTACCAAAAAGTTTCAGCAGATGATGGAGCAAGCTGAAGAACAACAGAAAAAACAGAATAAATAA
- a CDS encoding toxin-antitoxin system YwqK family antitoxin: MIKHYFNIALLILISANSIAQENEFDNDGKRDGHWKVNFEGTSNTKFEGNFEHGKETGTFKFYKKGFYDHPTAIMDFEQAQDSVHVTYYAQSGKSISEGMMLDKKREGKWVYYHQKSDSIMMIESYKNDKLNGLQKTYFTNGKLAEKTNYVHSQKHGESLIYADNGQVTKELHYKEGELHGPAVYYTPKGIKTIQGQYQEGRKTGNWRYFSDGELEREEDY, translated from the coding sequence ATGATTAAACATTATTTCAACATCGCACTATTAATCCTAATTTCAGCAAATAGTATTGCCCAGGAAAATGAGTTTGATAATGACGGAAAACGTGATGGACATTGGAAAGTCAATTTTGAAGGTACTTCTAATACTAAATTCGAAGGTAACTTTGAACATGGAAAAGAAACCGGAACCTTCAAGTTTTACAAAAAAGGTTTCTATGATCACCCAACAGCCATCATGGACTTTGAACAGGCTCAGGACTCCGTTCATGTTACATACTATGCCCAATCCGGTAAATCTATCAGCGAAGGAATGATGTTGGATAAAAAGCGCGAAGGTAAGTGGGTATATTATCATCAAAAATCAGATAGTATCATGATGATCGAGTCTTATAAGAATGATAAACTGAATGGGCTTCAAAAAACTTATTTCACCAACGGTAAACTTGCCGAAAAGACTAATTATGTACATAGCCAAAAACATGGCGAAAGTCTTATTTATGCGGATAATGGACAGGTAACTAAAGAATTGCACTATAAAGAAGGTGAATTACACGGGCCGGCTGTATATTATACCCCTAAAGGAATTAAAACCATTCAAGGCCAGTACCAAGAAGGACGAAAAACTGGAAACTGGAGGTATTTCTCTGATGGCGAATTAGAGAGAGAAGAAGATTATTAA
- a CDS encoding lipocalin family protein codes for MKKFLILLLSIALFTACSDDDDAGSDGDIVGTWLLVEANNIPGYTVDECTGQSTITFNADNTASSEFFTNEGDECVSDSDSGNWSSSSNSQYTIQVPQLGEVPGTVNFNGNRFTFTPNDFQAASLTFERN; via the coding sequence ATGAAAAAGTTTTTAATTCTATTATTATCAATTGCACTTTTCACTGCCTGCAGTGATGACGATGATGCAGGTTCAGATGGAGATATTGTTGGAACCTGGCTTCTGGTTGAAGCTAATAACATTCCTGGGTATACAGTAGATGAATGTACGGGACAATCGACGATTACATTTAACGCCGACAATACTGCTTCTTCTGAATTTTTCACCAATGAAGGAGATGAATGTGTTTCAGACTCAGATTCTGGAAATTGGAGTAGTTCTTCCAATTCTCAATACACGATCCAGGTTCCTCAACTAGGTGAAGTTCCCGGAACTGTTAATTTTAACGGAAACAGATTTACTTTTACACCAAACGACTTTCAGGCTGCAAGTCTTACTTTTGAAAGAAACTAA
- the mnmA gene encoding tRNA 2-thiouridine(34) synthase MnmA has product MKKVVVGLSGGVDSSVSAYLLKEQGYEVIGLFMKNWHDDSVTISDECPWLDDSNDAMMVADKLGIPFQTVDLSEQYKERIVDYMFNEYEKGRTPNPDVLCNREIKFDVFMKIALSLGADYVATGHYCRKAEFEKDGEPIYQLLSGEDNNKDQSYFLCQLTQEQLSKTLFPIGELQKSEVRKIAAEQNLVTAEKKDSQGLCFIGKVRLPDFLQQKLKSKEGVIVEVPAGNDSYLEEDINFKSKIDQLQHLSKKFNYQLTDGKVVGKHQGAHYFTKGQRKGLAVGGTPEPLFVIDTDVIENVIYTGQGKDHPGIYRQGLFIAQDEVHWVRRDLAIDSDEELRIKARIRYRQPLQDATLHQTENGMYVIFDQPQASITEGQFVAWYQNGELLGSGVIS; this is encoded by the coding sequence ATGAAAAAAGTTGTTGTTGGTTTATCTGGAGGTGTAGATTCAAGCGTTTCAGCCTATCTTTTAAAGGAACAGGGCTATGAAGTGATTGGTCTATTTATGAAAAACTGGCACGACGATTCTGTTACGATTTCTGATGAATGCCCCTGGTTAGACGATAGCAATGATGCCATGATGGTAGCCGATAAACTTGGAATCCCTTTTCAAACAGTAGATCTTAGCGAACAATATAAAGAGCGTATCGTGGACTATATGTTTAACGAATATGAAAAGGGCCGTACTCCTAATCCTGATGTGCTTTGTAACAGGGAAATAAAATTTGATGTTTTCATGAAGATCGCGCTTTCCCTTGGAGCCGATTATGTGGCTACTGGCCATTATTGCAGAAAGGCAGAATTTGAAAAAGATGGCGAACCTATCTACCAGTTGCTTTCAGGAGAAGACAATAATAAAGATCAGTCCTATTTTCTTTGTCAGCTCACACAGGAGCAGCTTTCAAAGACCCTCTTCCCTATTGGAGAACTTCAGAAATCTGAAGTAAGAAAGATCGCTGCAGAACAAAATCTGGTAACTGCGGAAAAAAAGGACTCACAGGGACTTTGTTTTATTGGAAAAGTAAGACTTCCCGATTTTCTTCAACAGAAATTAAAATCTAAAGAAGGGGTGATTGTAGAAGTTCCTGCAGGGAATGATTCTTATCTGGAAGAAGACATCAATTTCAAATCTAAAATTGATCAGTTGCAACATCTCTCTAAAAAGTTCAACTACCAGCTTACAGATGGCAAAGTAGTTGGAAAACATCAGGGGGCGCATTATTTCACTAAAGGTCAACGTAAAGGCCTTGCTGTGGGTGGAACGCCAGAACCACTATTCGTAATAGATACCGATGTTATTGAAAATGTGATCTATACCGGACAGGGAAAAGATCATCCGGGAATCTATCGTCAGGGACTTTTTATCGCTCAGGACGAGGTTCACTGGGTACGTAGAGATCTTGCGATCGATAGTGATGAAGAATTAAGAATAAAAGCCAGAATTAGATACCGTCAACCTCTTCAGGATGCCACACTTCACCAAACTGAAAATGGTATGTACGTCATTTTTGATCAGCCACAGGCATCCATTACTGAAGGACAATTTGTGGCCTGGTACCAGAACGGGGAATTGTTAGGTTCAGGAGTTATTTCGTAA
- a CDS encoding S8 family serine peptidase, which translates to MKRLLLIFFLVTCYSYSQEEHAWIYFKDKPNVEAALNNPSTILSSKAIQRKSLRGTPIDERDIPVNEAYISTIKTQENISVKAKSKWMNCVHVIGSLEAISNLSNLGFVSEIEFANKNINSRASVENKKLENKLETNIDFNYGLALNQTKMLSTDYLHENDYTGEGVTIAVMDGGFANVNTIGAFDRLKLNGKLLGGFDFTNRSGNYSNPELSNHGTLVLSNMAGFIENNFVGTAPDAAYYLFITEIGPTETPVEETYWVEAAERADSLGVDLINTSLGYTLFDNPDYSYAPEDMDGKTAFISRGANIATEKGLLIVTSAGNRGEENYFNIISAPADANVLSVGGVDRNRNYVTFSSRGPSADGRVKPDVAAQGLEIVAIDQFNNLVQASGTSFASPILAGSVASFWQADPSLSNLEVMQLVKAASSLFNTPNNRLGYGIPDFRNALSDLLESNQDSGELFLYQNPVVNQLKFNNSTDQTYNITLFDMLGQVILQKDQVQNEIDLSGFSKGIYIAMFEQNNSRQSFLIIKK; encoded by the coding sequence ATGAAAAGACTTTTATTAATCTTTTTTCTTGTTACCTGTTACTCTTATTCACAGGAAGAACACGCATGGATATACTTTAAAGATAAACCTAATGTAGAAGCGGCTCTAAACAATCCTTCCACTATCTTAAGCTCGAAAGCTATTCAGCGTAAATCGTTGCGTGGTACGCCAATCGATGAAAGGGATATTCCGGTAAATGAAGCATATATTTCTACTATTAAAACGCAGGAGAATATTTCGGTAAAGGCGAAGTCTAAATGGATGAATTGTGTTCATGTAATTGGATCATTAGAAGCTATCTCTAATCTAAGTAATCTGGGATTTGTTTCAGAAATCGAATTTGCGAATAAAAACATAAACTCAAGAGCTTCCGTAGAAAATAAAAAGTTAGAGAACAAATTAGAAACCAATATTGATTTCAATTACGGTCTGGCATTAAACCAGACTAAGATGTTGAGTACCGATTATCTTCATGAAAATGATTATACAGGAGAAGGAGTCACCATAGCAGTGATGGATGGCGGTTTTGCAAATGTAAATACAATAGGAGCATTTGATAGGTTGAAATTGAATGGAAAACTGCTGGGTGGTTTTGATTTCACCAATAGATCTGGAAATTACAGTAATCCTGAATTAAGCAATCACGGAACACTGGTGCTTTCAAATATGGCCGGTTTTATTGAAAATAATTTTGTTGGAACCGCACCAGATGCAGCATATTATCTATTTATTACTGAAATTGGACCTACAGAAACTCCTGTTGAAGAAACTTATTGGGTGGAAGCTGCTGAAAGAGCAGATAGCCTGGGAGTAGACCTGATAAACACCTCTCTAGGCTATACATTATTTGATAATCCAGATTATAGTTATGCTCCTGAAGATATGGACGGCAAAACTGCGTTTATTTCACGAGGTGCGAATATTGCCACAGAAAAAGGCTTATTGATAGTAACCTCAGCGGGGAACCGGGGAGAGGAAAATTATTTTAATATTATCAGCGCTCCTGCAGATGCCAATGTTCTAAGTGTTGGTGGAGTAGATAGAAATAGAAATTATGTCACTTTCAGTTCTCGAGGACCTTCAGCAGATGGTCGCGTGAAACCAGATGTCGCCGCTCAGGGTTTAGAGATTGTTGCTATAGATCAGTTTAATAACCTGGTACAAGCCAGTGGAACTTCTTTTGCCTCTCCCATTCTTGCAGGTTCAGTTGCCAGTTTCTGGCAGGCCGATCCATCTTTGAGCAATCTTGAAGTAATGCAACTTGTAAAAGCGGCTTCAAGTTTATTTAACACACCAAATAATAGGCTTGGCTATGGAATACCCGATTTTAGGAATGCGCTGTCAGATTTACTTGAAAGCAATCAGGATTCAGGGGAGCTTTTTCTATATCAAAATCCGGTCGTCAATCAGTTAAAGTTCAATAATTCTACAGATCAAACTTACAATATCACTTTATTCGATATGCTTGGCCAGGTGATTTTACAAAAGGACCAGGTTCAGAATGAAATAGACCTTTCAGGTTTTTCTAAAGGAATTTATATTGCTATGTTTGAACAAAATAATTCCAGACAATCATTTCTTATTATTAAAAAATAA
- a CDS encoding NAD(P)H-dependent flavin oxidoreductase: MPATNRITELFNIKYPLIQAGMIWASGWKLASAVSNAGGLGIIGSGSMYPDILREHIQKCKKETAKPFAVNVPMLYPEIDKIMEIIIEEGVKIVFTSAGNPKTWTKHLQDHGIKVVHVVSSVKFAIKSEEAGVDAVVAEGFEAGGHNGRDETTTFTLIPMVKEKISIPLIAAGGIATGSGMLAAMVLGADAVQIGSRFVATPEASSHKNFKEMVVNAKEGDTVLTLKELAPVRLLKNKFYKDVQDLYLKTPSKEDLIELLGRARAKKGMFEGDLEEGELEIGQISGLIHEIKPAEEIVNEIMTNFENAKQEVNSL; the protein is encoded by the coding sequence ATGCCAGCTACCAATAGAATTACCGAACTATTCAATATAAAATATCCATTAATTCAAGCCGGAATGATCTGGGCCAGCGGATGGAAATTAGCCAGTGCTGTATCTAATGCCGGCGGATTGGGAATTATAGGTTCCGGTTCCATGTATCCAGACATTCTTAGAGAACATATTCAAAAATGTAAGAAGGAGACTGCAAAACCATTCGCTGTAAATGTCCCTATGCTCTATCCTGAAATAGATAAGATCATGGAGATTATTATTGAAGAAGGCGTGAAGATCGTTTTTACCTCTGCCGGAAACCCAAAAACCTGGACGAAACATTTACAGGATCACGGAATTAAAGTAGTTCATGTAGTTAGCAGTGTGAAATTTGCAATAAAATCTGAAGAAGCAGGAGTGGATGCTGTTGTTGCCGAAGGTTTTGAAGCTGGAGGACATAATGGTCGTGACGAAACTACCACGTTCACGCTTATTCCAATGGTAAAAGAAAAGATTTCTATTCCTTTAATTGCTGCCGGAGGGATTGCGACAGGAAGCGGTATGTTGGCCGCGATGGTATTGGGAGCAGACGCCGTACAAATCGGAAGTCGGTTTGTAGCAACTCCAGAAGCTTCCTCTCATAAAAATTTCAAGGAAATGGTAGTGAATGCCAAGGAGGGCGATACGGTGCTAACACTAAAAGAATTAGCCCCTGTTCGCTTACTGAAAAACAAATTTTATAAGGATGTTCAGGATCTTTATTTAAAAACACCTAGCAAGGAAGATCTTATTGAATTATTAGGCAGAGCCCGTGCAAAGAAAGGTATGTTTGAGGGTGACCTTGAAGAAGGTGAACTTGAAATTGGACAAATTTCAGGACTTATTCACGAAATAAAACCTGCGGAAGAAATTGTAAATGAAATCATGACTAATTTCGAAAATGCAAAACAAGAAGTTAATAGCCTTTAA
- a CDS encoding DUF922 domain-containing protein: MKSLGSLLFFLVIPMITFSQEKQEKIQWQEGLPLNWNDFKAQPDKSNSFSANTNSGISYSWSYSTASGVPVLKHEVFTNFYPNLSWVKDIKNEEYLLAHEQLHFDISELHARKLRKALDDYEIGRNIRQDLKRLYNRIESERVAMQNQFDKETSHSENSSAEMRWRKFVADELEKFKAYTL, from the coding sequence ATGAAAAGTTTAGGTAGCTTATTGTTTTTTCTGGTGATTCCAATGATCACTTTTTCTCAGGAAAAGCAGGAGAAAATTCAATGGCAGGAGGGACTTCCCTTAAACTGGAATGATTTTAAAGCGCAGCCGGATAAATCGAATTCTTTTTCAGCAAATACCAATTCGGGAATTAGTTATAGTTGGAGTTATAGTACAGCCTCTGGTGTGCCTGTTCTAAAACATGAAGTTTTCACCAATTTCTATCCAAACCTTTCCTGGGTTAAGGATATTAAAAATGAAGAATATCTATTAGCACATGAACAACTGCACTTTGATATTTCAGAATTACATGCGCGAAAGCTTAGAAAAGCATTAGATGATTATGAAATTGGGAGAAATATACGCCAGGATCTTAAAAGACTTTATAACAGAATAGAGTCTGAACGTGTTGCCATGCAAAATCAGTTTGATAAAGAAACTTCGCATAGTGAGAACAGTTCAGCGGAAATGCGATGGAGAAAATTCGTAGCAGACGAATTAGAAAAATTTAAAGCATATACTCTTTAA
- a CDS encoding OsmC family protein, whose product MTSKVKYLGGLRTESEHLQSSSKMITDAPVDNHGKGEAFSPTDTVANALATCMLTVMGIKAESMGLDMDGASAEVTKTMASNPRRISKIEVDILFPKSYGEKETKILENTGETCPVLHSLHPDIEKIISFKYS is encoded by the coding sequence ATGACCTCTAAAGTTAAATATCTTGGCGGACTTAGAACCGAATCTGAACACCTTCAAAGTAGTTCTAAAATGATCACTGATGCTCCGGTTGATAATCATGGAAAAGGCGAGGCTTTCTCTCCAACCGATACTGTTGCCAATGCTTTGGCGACCTGTATGTTAACTGTAATGGGAATTAAGGCTGAATCTATGGGGCTTGATATGGACGGAGCCTCTGCTGAAGTAACCAAAACAATGGCTTCTAATCCACGAAGAATTTCTAAAATTGAGGTAGATATTCTCTTTCCGAAGTCTTATGGTGAAAAGGAGACTAAGATCCTTGAAAATACCGGAGAAACCTGTCCTGTATTGCACAGTTTACATCCGGATATTGAAAAGATTATATCTTTCAAATACTCATGA